The genomic stretch CAGCTTAGCGTATGTTTGACTTGTTGGTAAAGCCCACCAAAGAGTCCTTTTGTCTTCGTTCTTGCTGATGCATTTAGTTTTACAGTGGTTTTGGGATGACATTCACCTAATGTTGAATTACGTGCAATAATAAACAGTAAATGAAGCAACAGAGGCTTCTGTTTAACCACACACAAAAGAAATTATGTAATGCGATACTTATTCACTTTTTTATCAGATTATAGAGATCAAGCTAGATAAACCCCCAAACAGTGAATTTGCAATTACATCATGTTTCACAAAAACTAAAGCAATGCGTTTGATCAAAATATACTAAATGTAGTATAATTATTTAAGATAAATAGTCTATACCAAGAATTGaaacaaattaaacattttatttgtttgatgaATGGGAAGGTGAAAGCATCTTTTGTGATGCTCGACAAGAGTTTTATGATATGTACAAAATGTATTAGAAACATATTGTAGAGTACATGAGAGACATCaagataaaatattttaaaaacaaaatcaatgaAATTGAAACAGTTCCTCATAGTTTTTGCTGCTCTATATTAAATGATAATCAATGATAAAATGAAATCTTTAAACATGTTAAGCTCTGGGTCACGTGGAGAGCGTTGGTCTCATTTGGGCTGatgaaaaacacatttttgcagTCTGAATGACTTCTCATTGAAGATGCCGCAGTGAATTGTGTTCAGTCTAGTCTGAATTGCTTTCATCGCTGTCCGAGTATGCCCCCAATAGACTGAGAGAGGAACCGTTCGTAGATGTGACTGTCTGGCTGTTGGAAGCACCAGCTGTTGCTGTTGAGGATGCGGGTTTCTCAGCACCTGCACGTGAATATTCAAGAGGAAGAGGTTTAGAAAAGATGATGGAAACTATAGTTGGTCATTGTCAAGTGAATCACATAAGACCCGTCAAGAGCATGTTCGTATTTTACTTCAACATGAAAagcaatatttaaattattaaatgaaaccaaggtatttttatttatgctgaaacacatttttaaaatctgtgtATTGCacttgcattattataatgcaataaaatgggaccctgtctgtgaaatccaaacTAAGATcgcataaaataataattagatTGGAAGCATCAAAGCAGTAATAAAGATGCTTTCGTATTAGGGATGTTCATATTGATcggtaattaattaattaattaattgtatCTGTTAAAAGAATAATGAtccttcaaagtttgatcaattgtgcataaagacatgtgcaacaaatgcatatagggtgtcagactcatagatttgcataatttaaagttcaggctctaaagtttgggtcaacctttggcacagctttaaaactgaaactaataaaatcctatcagaggtccaaaatgacattgaaacacaccagtggctttgctgtcatcaggataaaacatgttacccctcaaaccctccctcctaacagagcatccccacaaaacaaatcccaatttaacccctgtacatatatactatattctcattattttttaacacatcaatagttatgcgctggcacagagttagacccttttgacacagaaacagcaacacgtgcggcatgacataaggaacatcctggaTCTGTTTTTTCCCTcttatttattctttttttttaatgtattatagaagtatcggatcggcactcgtatcggcagatactcaaaatcaaatgactcggactcgagggcaaaaaacctgatcgggacatcccaAAAAGAGACAaggttataataaattatctatatgacattttgagctaaaacttcacatacgaactctggggacaccaaagatttattttttacatcctaaaaatgtcttgtgagatgtcccctttaatattttttatttagactGATTTAGTAGTTTTAATGAAACAAGAACCTGTTTGCTTGTCAGAAGGCAGCTGCGATGCAGTAGATGAAGAATTGGGTGCTTTTTTCCTGACTATCAGTGATCCCAGCGCTGCCCGTCCTTTAAGACCACCGACGCTCCTCTCCCAGGTCTCTACCTTTTGTTTCTTCACAGCCACAGTGGACGAGCTCTTTAAAAACCACAGACAGAACAATGAATGAGAGATGATATCGTAGCTAGAACAGTAAGACTAAAAtaagtttgttaaaaaaaaaaaaacttggactaatttttttagttggcaTTACAATACATCACCTCTAGTTTTATGAGTGATCTTTTAAGATTACTAGTGATGTTACATATGAAGCAAGGCTTCGGAGTTTGTGTTGAGCAAAATTGGGCATGCCAGATGAAGCCTTGATTTCGAAGCTTGTGTTGTTAACATAgaaatcacgtgaccaatgACAAACGAAGCTTCACTTTCTGCTCAGTCACGTGCGCGCTTTACTATGCATCTCAGAACGTTCGAACCCCAGAGTTGTTTTTATCAGTTATTTGTATTATTCACATTTAAGTCTAACATAATACTTTACAGATAGTATTGTATGTACATATACTTGTGGGTGTGAAGATTATTCAATAAAATACAGTATCAAATCGTATGAATATTACATAATCTTATTAATTAATGACTGAATGAGTTTATACATTTATTGACCATTCACATACATGTTGCCTAAGCAGTATTTGTACacataatattaatattcatCAGAATATCATCAGCTTGTTGCTTCACTGATGGAGCTTCTTTAGAAGCGACTGCTATATGTTTTATTAACCAAAAGATGGCGCTGTTTTGACACCCTCTTCAAGGCTTTGAATCATGGTTTCGAAACAGTAAGGGAAGTATCTGTGCTTCATTCAAAGCTTTATTTCACCATCACTAAAGTTTACAGATAATCTTTTATTATCTATTCagtgaaaataatgtaatttaacttttttaagcAATTACACATGGATTACCATATCTTTATTAGTTCAATTTTTTGAATTTAAGATGTACCTGTGGGCCTGTGTTTATGTCTGTGGTGAGAATATCTGTGGGGTTTTCAGCTGCGTGTTTTCTGCCTTGTTGTGGTCCATCCTCTTTCTCTTCTTCAGAGTCGGAGTCTCTCAGCCGTTTGACTAGCGCTCTCTCCAACATTTctctaaaacaacaacaacacaaacgCATGTATATTACatgaaataatttattttaattcattttaattgtgTCATGTGGTTCTTTTGTTTCATACTTGGTCTCTCGCTCAtcttcctctttctctctctctttctgtctctgcTCCAGCTCTCTATACTCATTCAGCATTCCCTCAAAGTCCACCTGTGCCTGCCTCTGGTTCAACTCCTTCAGCTCCTGCAGGTTCTCCAGCACCTCCATCTCCATCTTTGAGTCCCGAGTTCGATTCTCCAGAACCTATTATGCCATATGAGTTTGTGTATTCATGCAAATCCAATAAATCCCATGTTTTGACACCAACACCCATACGCTTTTTAGCATGTACCCGATAAATCATTATCCAAAATCAAGTCAAAGATACAATCCTAACGCACCTTCATCGGGTTATTGAGCTCTTCTTCCTCTCGCTCCTGTTGGATCTTCTTCTCCTCCTCTTCGAGCAGTTTCTCTGCTTGAAAATTTCGTGTTGCGCCGTGCTCCATGGCGTAGTCTGTGTTCTCTGGGTCCGTCTGTGAAAAATATCAGGTCAGAGTATAATCAAACAAACATATAAGCACAGTGGTCTAAGTTATACCAAGATTTACAATCAATATCACCCCAATTAAATAGTTAAGGAAAGAAACGCATCGTCCCACATGTTTACCTGCAGGTTTGAAAAAGACTATTCACTTACCTTAAAGGTGATCTCAGCCAAGCATCTTGTGCATTTGATGTAGAAACGGAAAATGGGCAGCCCCATGTAGAGTTCATTCTGAACGGTCTCCTTACGAGCATTGAACTTCTTTCCTTTATATATGTATTCTCCACAGGTTTTACACCTAAAAAAATACAATCATTACCATCTTCAACATTGGTAAAGTAGATTATcagacattttttgtgatttactgtttgcTTCATAAAAATCATcctaaagaacattctgtgaaaaataataTTGACATATTTAATGTTTACCGGGTAAGATTCATTtgaatcaatgattgaaatcaaactttaatgctccaaatctaattattatttatttcacagacagggaaCAGTCTAATAATATTGTTTGTTATTACACAACTCAGAAGTTCCTTTGCTgaacttataaataataaaacatatcatctatttatataaatacaatGCTACTTATGAACTTAAACCCACgtcttttgtaaaaaaatgaaGCTTCAGCTTTCTTACCTCATATTAAACGGTGCCATCAATCTGACCACATACTGTCGGTCTTTGGGAAGTTTAAGTTTAGGGATTTTAGATGGATCAAAATCTGGTGGGTAGTATTTCTGCGATTCAAGAACAAGGTAAAAAGACACCAGTGTTAATCAATTCATCATATCACACACAGTGTAACTTTGTAAATAAAAATGGCTCAAAGTTTATCCTAGCAAGTATTTACACAATTGCCATTTCAAAATGCACTGGAAATAGTACACAAACATCGTTTATCATttacaaaatgttttgaaaagtGAATTTATCTGATTTTGAACTGCAATGTACAAGTTGTTGCAACTTGATTAACGCTAGCATGTTGATAGCTATATTTGATATTGTTATTCAAATCCTGCAAGAGTCGCAATacaacaaatattttaaaaaataaataaaggacaCTTACGTTCAAAACTTTTCTTTCCGACATGGTTCTTCTTAATAAAGTACAAGTAAAAGTGTAAACGACTAAATTATGCTCGACTGTCTGCTAACACACTGCTAGCGCAGCTGTACACTACTTCTTCTTCGATGTTCCTCGCTCCGCCTGTTCAAGCTCTCAAAGTTACAATGCTGCCACCATCTGTGCAGACTCGGTATTACACATAATCATAGCGCTTACAGGAGTGGCCAAAGTGATGCTAGGCGGCGCATACGGTATATGTACAATATTTGATTGCATTTAAATGTCCTTTCGGGTTAGATAAAACAATCGACATATGAGGAATATAAAAAAGGGAAACTGCGTTCTGTGTTAACTTTAAGTACAAAAATACTGAAATGGTGCATTTCTCAGAACAATTGGTACCAACAGCACAACATTATGGAGTAACTTGTTAAACAATCCTTAGTTTATCTCTCAAAAGAAGATTTTACGTCAGTGCAATCAAAATGAAAAGTAATTGTGTTATTGTTCATGAACTACAGAAGTCCAGTAGAGGGAGAACTTGTATAAATAATCAACTTCTGGACAGAAAAACACTTCTGTGTTAGGTTAAAGCAATTTAATTTGTgatttaaatgtaatgtcatCTTAAATGAATCTCCTAGAAACAATATGTGTGCAAATGAGATAATTTGCACTTTGATATGAcaaaaaaatctacttaaagATATAGGCCTAGTGCAACCTTAAAGAAATTACTAAAAGATACTTTTTTGAATTATGTGTGTAACTTTTCTGACGAATTGCCAGATTGGAAACAAAACCTGACTTTGAAGATGTAGCTAACACTGTGCTCAAAGTTAAGAAATCGCACATAACGAATAAATTGGCCATATTTCTCTTTTCGAAACCAATTTCGTGGACGCAAATGTTTGGTTATGATGTGCGTAATCCTCTCGCGCAGCTGAAGGACGCGCGCAGGTTGTTTGGCGGCGCGCATTGAGGCTGAGCTCAAACTGATGCTGTGCCCTAAATATGCTAAAGAAACTCGCAAATACGCGGAAAAAAGCACGCAAAACTCCGACGAAGACCATGCACAAGATTTGGATACTTCTTTTAATGGGAATACTGGGGAAAGTTTACATTCGGAGTGCGTAAAATGCGCGTTGAGGGAGATTTTAGAGGACTGTATTTGCTTGGCAtcgtgttttttattta from Paramisgurnus dabryanus chromosome 6, PD_genome_1.1, whole genome shotgun sequence encodes the following:
- the yju2 gene encoding splicing factor YJU2; this translates as MSERKVLNKYYPPDFDPSKIPKLKLPKDRQYVVRLMAPFNMRCKTCGEYIYKGKKFNARKETVQNELYMGLPIFRFYIKCTRCLAEITFKTDPENTDYAMEHGATRNFQAEKLLEEEEKKIQQEREEEELNNPMKVLENRTRDSKMEMEVLENLQELKELNQRQAQVDFEGMLNEYRELEQRQKEREKEEDERETKEMLERALVKRLRDSDSEEEKEDGPQQGRKHAAENPTDILTTDINTGPQSSSTVAVKKQKVETWERSVGGLKGRAALGSLIVRKKAPNSSSTASQLPSDKQTGAEKPASSTATAGASNSQTVTSTNGSSLSLLGAYSDSDESNSD